The Sulfuricaulis sp. genome includes a window with the following:
- a CDS encoding ABC transporter ATP-binding protein, whose protein sequence is MADTHTKGIRIEGLRKRYGSGDTAVDALKQVDMQVAPGEVVGLIGPSGSGKSTLLKCLGAVIEPTAGRMTLGDHVIYDDGWKIPDLRTLRRDKIGFVFQAPYLIPFLDVTDNVALLPMLAGRPNDEARQRARGLFEALDVIHRARAMPSQLSGGEQQRVSIARALVNQPPVILADEPTAPLDSERALAVIRILNKMAQQYETAVIVVTHDEKIIPTFKRIYHIRDGRTHEEAGEGRAFE, encoded by the coding sequence GTGGCTGACACGCACACAAAAGGCATCCGCATCGAGGGATTGCGCAAGCGCTACGGCAGCGGTGACACCGCCGTGGACGCGCTCAAGCAGGTGGACATGCAGGTGGCGCCGGGCGAGGTCGTGGGTCTCATCGGCCCCTCCGGTTCCGGCAAGAGCACGCTGCTCAAGTGCCTCGGAGCCGTGATCGAGCCGACTGCCGGCCGCATGACCCTGGGCGATCATGTGATCTATGACGATGGCTGGAAGATTCCCGACCTGCGCACGCTGCGGCGCGACAAGATTGGTTTCGTGTTCCAGGCGCCGTACCTGATTCCGTTTCTCGATGTCACCGACAACGTGGCGCTGCTGCCGATGCTGGCCGGGCGGCCCAACGACGAGGCGCGCCAACGCGCGCGCGGACTGTTCGAGGCGCTCGACGTAATACATCGCGCCCGCGCCATGCCCTCGCAGCTGTCCGGCGGCGAGCAGCAGCGCGTGTCCATCGCCCGGGCGCTGGTTAACCAGCCGCCGGTGATACTGGCTGACGAACCCACGGCGCCGCTCGACAGCGAACGGGCGCTGGCGGTGATCCGCATACTCAACAAGATGGCGCAGCAGTACGAGACCGCCGTCATCGTCGTGACCCATGACGAAAAAATCATCCCAACCTTCAAGCGCATTTACCATATCCGCGACGGCCGCACCCACGAAGAGGCCGGCGAGGGGAGGGCGTTCGAATGA